A single bacterium DNA region contains:
- the corA gene encoding magnesium/cobalt transporter CorA: MARKRRKRYHPPGTQPGTLAAHAEAGDAPVRITSFLYDVNRCEERTVSPSEVSSLSPPEGGVLWIDVEGLSDPAVVRVIGERFGFHTLALEDVLNVPQRPKVEWYDEHLLVVLREIRHPEPAEQVSFFLGDRVVVSFQERPGDCFDPVRDRLRLGKGRIRSEGADFLLYALCDLVLDAFFPTLEKLGDEVEEMEERVLVSPVPETFLAIRRLKRDLLAVRHAVWPARDALNLLLIEEHALIRPGTKVFFRDCYDHTIQLMDMVETFREMASGLVDEYMSAVSNRMNEIMKVLTVMATIFIPLTFIAGVYGMNFDTKASPYNMPELTWAYGYPVLLLFMAAVSGGMLYYFRRKRWI; the protein is encoded by the coding sequence ATGGCGAGAAAACGCAGGAAGAGGTACCACCCTCCCGGGACGCAGCCCGGGACGCTCGCGGCGCACGCCGAGGCGGGTGACGCGCCGGTCCGGATCACATCTTTCCTGTACGATGTGAACCGGTGCGAGGAGAGGACGGTTTCTCCCTCCGAGGTCTCCTCCCTGTCTCCCCCGGAGGGAGGGGTGCTCTGGATCGACGTGGAGGGGTTGTCCGACCCTGCTGTCGTCCGAGTGATCGGGGAACGGTTCGGGTTCCATACCCTCGCGCTGGAGGATGTGCTGAACGTCCCGCAGCGCCCGAAGGTCGAATGGTACGACGAGCACCTTCTGGTCGTGCTGCGGGAGATCCGCCACCCGGAACCCGCCGAACAGGTCTCGTTTTTCCTTGGGGACCGCGTGGTAGTCTCCTTCCAGGAGCGCCCCGGGGACTGCTTCGATCCCGTCCGGGACCGTCTGCGCCTGGGGAAGGGGCGGATCCGGTCCGAGGGGGCGGACTTCCTCCTCTACGCCCTGTGCGACCTGGTGCTGGACGCGTTCTTCCCCACGCTCGAAAAGCTGGGCGACGAGGTGGAGGAGATGGAGGAGCGGGTGCTCGTCTCCCCCGTGCCGGAAACGTTCCTCGCCATCCGGCGCCTGAAAAGGGACCTGCTCGCGGTGCGCCACGCGGTGTGGCCCGCCCGGGACGCGCTGAACCTGCTGCTGATCGAGGAGCACGCCCTGATCCGCCCCGGGACCAAGGTGTTCTTCCGCGACTGCTACGACCACACGATCCAGTTGATGGACATGGTGGAGACGTTCCGGGAAATGGCGTCGGGGCTGGTGGACGAATACATGTCGGCCGTGTCGAACCGGATGAACGAGATCATGAAGGTGCTCACGGTCATGGCGACCATCTTCATCCCCTTGACCTTCATCGCGGGGGTGTACGGGATGAACTTCGACACGAAGGCGTCGCCGTACAACATGCCGGAGCTGACCTGGGCGTACGGCTACCCGGTCCTCCTGCTCTTCATGGCGGCCGTGTCGGGCGGGATGCTGTACTACTTCCGGAGGAAGAGGTGGATCTGA
- a CDS encoding efflux RND transporter periplasmic adaptor subunit — translation MRRKPIGILIIVVLLLAGAAAYLLLRKGDGAGVIRVSGNIEAVTVEVSFKIPGRIVERPVDEGMTVAAGRLVARLDDTDLSDDVRMREAELSEADAALRELTAGSRPQEVARAEAELRRAEAQLADLLAGARPQEIESARAAVERARADAEKARKDHERTEALLARQLIPPQENDAARAASEVAAARRKEAEEALALTLSGPRVDQVDQARAAVAAARESLSLVKEGARKEAIDQARARRKQAREGLALARTRLSYAAVSSPLTGTVLSRNAEPGEYVAAGTPVVTIADLREVWLRGYIAETDLGRIKAGQRAVVTADSYPGKMYEGRITFISPEAEFTPKSVQTQQERVKLVYRIKVTVSNPATELKPGMPADARIQAQ, via the coding sequence ATGCGCAGGAAACCCATCGGGATACTCATCATCGTCGTTCTCCTGCTCGCGGGGGCCGCGGCGTATCTTCTCCTCCGGAAGGGAGACGGCGCGGGCGTCATCCGGGTTTCCGGAAACATCGAGGCCGTCACGGTCGAGGTGAGCTTCAAGATCCCCGGGAGGATCGTCGAGCGTCCTGTCGACGAGGGGATGACGGTGGCCGCGGGGCGGCTCGTGGCGCGGCTGGACGACACGGATCTGTCCGACGACGTCCGGATGCGGGAGGCGGAGCTCTCGGAGGCGGACGCCGCCCTGCGGGAACTGACGGCCGGGTCGAGGCCCCAGGAGGTCGCGCGCGCGGAGGCCGAGCTTCGCCGCGCGGAGGCGCAGCTCGCCGACCTGCTGGCCGGGGCGAGGCCCCAGGAGATCGAGTCCGCCCGGGCAGCGGTGGAGCGTGCGCGCGCTGACGCGGAGAAGGCCCGGAAGGACCACGAGCGGACCGAGGCGCTCCTCGCGCGGCAGCTGATCCCCCCGCAGGAGAACGATGCCGCACGGGCCGCCAGCGAGGTGGCGGCGGCGCGCCGGAAGGAGGCCGAGGAGGCGCTGGCTCTCACCCTGTCCGGTCCCCGGGTGGACCAGGTGGACCAGGCCCGCGCGGCCGTCGCGGCGGCGAGGGAGAGCCTCTCCCTGGTGAAGGAGGGGGCGAGGAAGGAGGCGATCGACCAGGCGCGGGCGCGGAGGAAGCAGGCGCGGGAAGGACTCGCGCTCGCGAGGACCCGGCTGTCGTACGCCGCCGTGTCATCGCCGTTGACCGGAACCGTCCTCTCCAGGAACGCCGAGCCGGGGGAATACGTCGCCGCGGGGACGCCGGTCGTGACGATCGCCGACCTGCGGGAAGTGTGGCTTCGGGGGTACATCGCCGAGACCGACCTCGGACGGATCAAGGCCGGACAGCGGGCCGTCGTGACGGCCGACTCCTACCCCGGGAAGATGTACGAGGGGCGGATCACGTTCATCTCCCCGGAGGCCGAGTTCACGCCCAAGAGCGTCCAGACGCAGCAGGAGCGCGTCAAGCTCGTCTACCGGATCAAGGTGACGGTTTCGAACCCGGCGACGGAGTTGAAGCCCGGCATGCCGGCGGACGCACGGATCCAGGCGCAATAG
- a CDS encoding radical SAM protein: protein MGKEAFLPKWIAWEVTGRCNLNCIHCRASSSMISHDTDFSLAEAKQLIDDIAEISKPVLVLSGGEPLLRKDLFEIAKYGTEKGFRMCIATNGVLVTDEVVGRMKESGIRICSLSLDGSTAAVHDDFRNQPGAFEATLRAAEIFNRNGMQFIVNSSFTRRNQHDIAATCKLAKSIGAHAWYMFMIVPTGRGQEIMSELISKEDYEEILEWHYKMEKEETEMLVRPTCAPHYYRVRLQKIKEEGEKFQPRSLTFSTGGGKGCICAQSICFIDSKGNVQPCSYFPVVAGNVKKQKFAEIWHKSELFESLRAFEKYKGRCGECEYLNVCGGCRARADAVLEDYLEEEPFCNYVPIKTRKRLAEAVQAGKSAK from the coding sequence TTGGGCAAGGAAGCGTTCCTCCCGAAATGGATCGCGTGGGAAGTGACCGGCCGATGCAACCTGAACTGCATCCATTGCCGGGCCTCCTCCTCGATGATATCGCACGACACGGATTTTTCGCTCGCCGAGGCGAAACAGCTGATCGACGACATCGCGGAGATCTCCAAGCCGGTCCTGGTGCTCTCCGGCGGGGAGCCGCTCCTGCGGAAGGACCTCTTCGAGATCGCGAAGTACGGGACGGAGAAGGGGTTCCGGATGTGCATCGCCACGAACGGCGTGCTCGTCACGGACGAGGTCGTCGGAAGGATGAAGGAGTCGGGAATCCGGATCTGCTCCCTGTCGCTGGACGGCTCCACCGCGGCGGTGCACGACGACTTCCGCAATCAGCCGGGGGCGTTCGAGGCGACGCTGCGGGCGGCGGAGATCTTCAACCGCAACGGGATGCAGTTCATCGTCAACTCCTCCTTCACCAGGCGGAACCAGCACGACATCGCGGCCACCTGCAAGCTGGCGAAGTCGATCGGCGCCCACGCGTGGTACATGTTCATGATCGTCCCCACGGGCCGGGGCCAGGAGATCATGAGCGAGCTGATCAGCAAGGAGGATTACGAGGAGATCCTCGAGTGGCACTACAAGATGGAGAAGGAAGAGACGGAGATGCTCGTCCGGCCCACGTGCGCCCCGCACTATTACCGCGTGCGTCTCCAGAAGATAAAGGAGGAGGGGGAGAAATTCCAGCCCCGTTCCCTCACGTTCTCCACCGGCGGAGGCAAGGGGTGCATCTGCGCCCAGTCGATCTGCTTCATCGACTCGAAGGGGAACGTCCAGCCGTGCTCCTACTTCCCGGTGGTGGCGGGCAACGTCAAGAAACAGAAGTTCGCCGAGATCTGGCACAAGTCGGAGCTGTTCGAGTCGCTGCGCGCCTTCGAGAAGTACAAGGGACGGTGCGGGGAGTGCGAATACCTCAACGTCTGCGGCGGCTGCCGGGCGCGGGCCGACGCGGTCCTCGAGGATTACCTCGAGGAGGAGCCGTTCTGCAACTACGTTCCGATCAAGACCCGCAAGCGCCTGGCCGAAGCGGTCCAGGCGGGAAAATCCGCGAAATAA
- the hemE gene encoding uroporphyrinogen decarboxylase produces MTEYRFLKACRREPVDVTPVWIMRQAGRYLPEYQKIRGTNSFLTMCKTPDLAAAVTLMPVERLGVDAAILFSDILIPVEAMGVPLEFHDGKGPMLGKAIRGQKDVDSLAVPDPVEKVPFVMETIRILRRELDGKVPLIGFSGAPFTLASYIVEGGTSKNFIELKRLMYQAPEVYRSLMNKIAKTVILYLNAQIAAGAQAVQIFDTWAGVLTPGDYEEYALPYTRQVVAGLNRKGVPVIHFANDCATLLTSIKSLPVDVIGVDWRIPLDVAAMVVGPEKALQGNMDPTMLFHSPEKIDDCVRDVLRRGEKASSHIFNLGHGILPPTNPEHAIAMVEAVHRLGRKV; encoded by the coding sequence ATGACGGAGTACCGATTCCTGAAGGCGTGCCGGCGCGAGCCGGTCGACGTCACCCCCGTGTGGATCATGCGCCAGGCGGGCCGCTACCTCCCCGAGTACCAGAAGATCCGCGGGACCAATTCGTTCCTCACGATGTGCAAGACCCCGGACCTGGCCGCGGCGGTCACGCTGATGCCCGTGGAGCGGCTGGGCGTGGACGCGGCGATCCTCTTCTCCGACATCCTCATCCCCGTCGAGGCGATGGGGGTGCCGCTCGAGTTCCACGACGGGAAGGGGCCGATGCTGGGGAAGGCGATCCGGGGACAGAAGGACGTGGATTCCCTCGCCGTGCCCGACCCCGTGGAGAAGGTCCCCTTCGTGATGGAGACGATCCGTATCCTGCGCAGGGAGCTCGACGGGAAGGTGCCGTTGATCGGCTTCTCGGGGGCGCCGTTCACGCTCGCCTCCTACATCGTCGAGGGGGGGACCTCGAAGAACTTCATCGAGCTGAAGCGGCTGATGTACCAGGCACCGGAGGTGTACCGGTCCCTGATGAACAAGATCGCGAAGACCGTGATCCTGTACCTCAACGCCCAGATCGCCGCGGGCGCGCAGGCGGTGCAGATCTTCGACACGTGGGCGGGGGTGCTGACCCCGGGGGACTACGAGGAGTACGCCCTCCCGTACACCCGCCAGGTCGTCGCCGGACTCAACCGGAAGGGGGTCCCCGTGATCCACTTCGCGAACGACTGCGCCACGCTGCTGACGTCGATCAAGTCCCTGCCGGTCGACGTGATCGGCGTGGACTGGAGGATCCCGCTCGACGTGGCGGCGATGGTCGTCGGGCCGGAAAAGGCGCTGCAGGGGAACATGGATCCGACGATGCTCTTCCACTCGCCGGAGAAGATCGACGACTGCGTGCGGGACGTCCTGCGGCGCGGCGAGAAGGCGTCCTCCCACATCTTCAACCTCGGGCACGGGATCCTTCCGCCCACCAACCCGGAGCACGCGATCGCGATGGTAGAGGCGGTCCACCGCCTCGGACGGAAGGTGTGA
- the hemH gene encoding ferrochelatase: MSGAPGNDPRAPAEGVLTGVVLLNMGGPDSLNAVRPFLARLFSDRELIRLPAAPVTQPLFAWIVSGIRARKVRRYYEEIGGGSPIAAITERQRFALEEALRATGGRFKVYTGMRYWYPLSKHAALEMKEDGAARAIALPLYPHFCSATTGSSFSDLRRWMKWAGCTCPLTEIRSYPEHPKYVAALAETISTMIRDRDRGGMFLLFSAHGVPQALIDGGDPYREETERTVAAVMRSFPGLPHGISYQSKVGPTAWLPPDTVDEVTRLAREGVKTLVVVPVSFVSEHIETLHELDIRLAAHARQAGIQSFLRTPALNDAPGFIAALADLVLGAA, translated from the coding sequence GTGAGCGGCGCTCCCGGGAACGACCCGCGCGCGCCCGCCGAAGGGGTCCTCACCGGCGTCGTCCTCCTCAACATGGGGGGGCCCGACTCCCTGAACGCCGTACGGCCGTTCCTGGCGAGGCTCTTCTCCGACCGGGAGCTGATCCGCCTGCCCGCGGCGCCGGTCACGCAGCCGCTCTTCGCCTGGATCGTGTCGGGGATCCGCGCCCGGAAGGTCCGCCGGTACTACGAGGAGATCGGCGGGGGATCTCCCATCGCTGCGATCACGGAGCGCCAGCGGTTCGCCCTCGAGGAGGCGCTGCGCGCGACCGGCGGCCGCTTCAAGGTGTACACCGGGATGCGGTACTGGTATCCCCTCTCGAAGCACGCGGCCCTCGAGATGAAGGAGGACGGCGCGGCGCGGGCGATCGCGCTCCCCCTCTACCCGCACTTCTGTTCCGCCACCACGGGCTCGAGTTTTTCCGACCTGCGCCGCTGGATGAAGTGGGCGGGGTGCACCTGCCCGTTGACGGAGATCCGCTCCTACCCGGAACACCCGAAGTACGTCGCCGCGCTGGCGGAGACGATCTCCACCATGATCCGGGACCGGGACCGCGGCGGCATGTTCCTCCTCTTCAGCGCCCACGGGGTTCCGCAGGCGTTGATCGACGGCGGGGATCCGTATCGGGAGGAGACGGAGCGCACCGTCGCGGCGGTGATGCGCTCCTTCCCGGGACTGCCGCACGGGATCTCGTACCAGAGCAAGGTCGGTCCGACGGCGTGGCTCCCCCCCGACACGGTCGATGAGGTGACGCGGCTCGCGCGGGAGGGCGTGAAGACGCTGGTCGTCGTCCCGGTGAGCTTCGTGTCGGAGCACATCGAGACGCTCCACGAGCTGGATATTCGCCTGGCCGCACACGCGCGGCAAGCGGGTATACAATCGTTCCTGCGGACGCCCGCGCTGAACGACGCGCCCGGGTTCATCGCGGCGCTTGCGGATCTCGTACTGGGAGCGGCCTGA